One window from the genome of Brienomyrus brachyistius isolate T26 unplaced genomic scaffold, BBRACH_0.4 scaffold277, whole genome shotgun sequence encodes:
- the LOC125728400 gene encoding interferon-induced protein with tetratricopeptide repeats 1B-like, producing MALNQEAALREKLIQLQCHFTWALGKEGTDLSDLKIRLENDINFSSADQAGDKHLFSFLAFLNYLQDQPEEALANLAKAEDHIRKHNKECEKMLIVTYGNFAWLYYHLNDHVKSMSYLEKVEDIRQRFPTQSPTAFHAEVYGEMGWTFLMYSRIYHKKAKECFEKALKEYPDNPDWNCGYATALYRVEFESNTTANSPAGKQLRRALELSPGDSYIMALLGLKLAESGRLNEAEELIKRALMISPDKPHIIRYVAKFFRRYGSMDKAIYLVRLALEKTPNSAFLHHQIATCYRNKRINLCRNRGENVNREEVEYLLRLAICHCEKAIEIKSSFVTAVIDLAFLHVEKRNLPKAEELFQEAFQVAREKNINLQNVHQCYGDFQLFNKRSESLAIEHYMKGCQIQKDNTVGKKCVKKLKMIAKRRIDWNPSDGEAFGILGYVNKLRGDKLQAIECYEKALLHSPGNGEFLTALCELRLSLH from the exons ATGGC GTTGAACCAGGAAGCTGCACTAAGAGAAAAACTTATTCAGCTTCAGTGCCACTTCACCTGGGCTCTCGGGAAAGAGGGCACTGACCTCAGTGACCTGAAAATTAGACTGGAAAATGATATTAATTTCAGTTCAGCTGATCAAGCCGGGGACAAACACTTATTCAGCTTTTTGGCTTTTCTGAACTATTTGCAAGACCAGCCAGAAGAAGCACTTGCTAACTTGGCAAAGGCTGAAGACCACATTCGTAAACACAacaaagaatgtgagaaaatgctCATTGTAACATATGGAAACTTTGCATGGCTGTACTACCACTTGAACGACCATGTAAAATCTATGAGTTATCTGGAGAAGGTGGAAGATATTAGGCAGCGATTTCCAACACAGTCTCCTACTGCTTTTCATGCGGAAGTCTACGGAGAGATGGGATGGACCTTCCTCATGTATTCTAGGATATACCACAAGAAAGCTAAAGAGTGCTTTGAGAAAGCCTTGAAAGAGTATCCAGACAATCCTGACTGGAACTGTGGTTATGCTACAGCGCTGTACCGGGTTGAATTTGAGAGCAACACAACTGCAAATTCACCAGCTGGTAAACAGCTAAGGCGTGCCTTAGAGCTGAGCCCTGGGGATTCTTATATCATGGCACTTTTGGGTCTAAAACTAGCTGAATCTGGGAGATTGAATGAAGCAGAGGAATTGATTAAAAGAGCTCTCATGATTTCACCAGACAAACCCCACATCATACGTTATGTGGCAAAGTTTTTCAGAAGATATGGATCTATGGATAAAGCCATATACCTTGTGAGGCTTGCCCTTGAAAAAACACCCAATTCAGCCTTTCTTCATCATCAAATTGCAACCTGCTATAGGAATAAAAGAATCAACTTGTGCagaaatagaggggaaaacgttaATAGAGAAGAGGTTGAATATCTTCTCCGACTTGCCATCTGTCATTGTGAGAAGGCTATTGAGATAAAGTCCTCCTTCGTTACTGCCGTGATAGATCTAGCTTTTTTACATGTAGAGAAGAGAAATCTTCCCAAAGCAGAGGAGCTGTTTCAGGAAGCATTTCAGGTGGCCAGAGAGAAAAATATCAACCTGCAAAATGTCCATCAATGTTATGGTGACTTCCAGCTGTTTAACAAAAGATCAGAGTCTCTGGCCATAGAGCATTACATGAAAGGGTGTCAAATTCAGAAAGATAACACAGTGGGTAAGAAGTGTGTTAAGAAATTGAAAATGATAGCAAAGAGGCGCATTGACTGGAATCCGAGTGATggggaagcttttgggattctgggatatgttaataagctaagggGTGACAAGCTTCAAGCCATAGAGTGCTATGAGAAAGCTCTTTTACATAGTCCAGGGAACGGTGAGTTTCTCACAGCTCTCTGTGAGCTTCGGCTTTCTCTGCACTAG